The Galactobacillus timonensis genome has a segment encoding these proteins:
- a CDS encoding NAD-dependent epimerase/dehydratase family protein, giving the protein MNILVAGGAGFIGSHLMNQFLESGNTVICADKLIMGDQNIQHLMGNPNFRFYRMELADQKNVERLFEENRIDAVYHLAANSDIQKGGRQPDIDFNDTLLTTRALLEGMRKNGVKNLFFASTSAIYGDMKDQVLDEKTGGVKPASYYGGAKLASEALIYSYTNMNDMNVVIFRFPNVIGPRLTHGVIFDFIHKLQKNPKELEILGDGTQCKPYIYVLDLVEAIIDLTKEFRPGAEVYNISVESEGTTVTRIADIICEEMGLSNVSYKYTGGKTGWKGDVPRFQYDISKVLSTGWKPKHTSDEAVRQTVKDVLAAMRG; this is encoded by the coding sequence ATGAACATACTGGTAGCTGGTGGTGCTGGATTTATCGGAAGCCATTTGATGAATCAATTTCTGGAGAGCGGAAATACAGTCATCTGTGCCGATAAGCTGATCATGGGAGATCAGAACATTCAGCATCTGATGGGCAATCCGAATTTCCGGTTTTACAGGATGGAACTTGCGGATCAGAAAAATGTTGAACGGCTCTTTGAGGAAAACAGGATTGATGCAGTGTATCATCTGGCAGCAAATTCCGATATTCAGAAGGGTGGAAGACAGCCGGATATTGATTTTAACGATACTCTGCTGACGACACGGGCGCTGCTTGAAGGGATGCGGAAGAATGGAGTGAAAAATCTGTTCTTTGCGTCGACGTCTGCGATCTATGGCGATATGAAGGATCAGGTTCTGGATGAAAAGACCGGCGGCGTGAAACCGGCTTCCTATTACGGTGGTGCCAAGCTTGCTTCGGAAGCACTGATCTATTCCTATACCAATATGAACGACATGAATGTCGTTATTTTCCGTTTCCCGAATGTCATCGGACCGCGTCTTACACACGGCGTGATTTTTGATTTTATCCACAAGCTTCAGAAAAACCCGAAGGAACTTGAAATTCTCGGTGATGGGACGCAATGCAAACCGTATATCTATGTTCTGGACCTTGTTGAGGCAATCATTGATTTGACAAAGGAATTCAGACCGGGCGCTGAAGTCTATAACATTTCTGTGGAATCCGAAGGAACAACGGTTACCAGAATCGCTGACATTATCTGTGAAGAGATGGGGCTTTCCAATGTCTCTTACAAGTACACCGGCGGGAAAACCGGCTGGAAGGGTGACGTTCCGCGGTTTCAATATGACATCTCCAAGGTTCTGAGCACCGGCTGGAAGCCGAAGCATACTTCGGATGAGGCGGTACGTCAGACTGTAAAAGATGTTCTTGCCGCAATGAGAGGCTGA
- a CDS encoding serine O-acetyltransferase, with product MTIGARWSDQAEDGAPEIGDDVVIGAGAVILGPVHIGDGAHIGANAVVLGDVPPGATAVGVPARIIMKKE from the coding sequence GTGACAATCGGTGCCAGATGGTCGGATCAGGCCGAGGATGGAGCACCGGAGATTGGGGATGATGTTGTCATTGGTGCCGGGGCTGTCATTCTTGGGCCTGTTCACATCGGTGATGGTGCACATATCGGTGCAAACGCTGTTGTCCTGGGCGATGTTCCCCCTGGTGCGACAGCAGTCGGGGTGCCTGCCCGGATTATTATGAAGAAGGAGTAA
- a CDS encoding GHMP kinase translates to MIITRAPFRVSFCGGGSDLPSFYEKHGGCVLSTSIRKYMYIALHQSFHPDEIVLKYSQTEIVHSYDEIKHNYFRQVLKNMNVQGVEITSMADIPSGTGLGSSSTFTVALLHALYTYREKFVSKYSLASEACDVEINQLGNPIGKQDQFAAAFGGLNFIEFKPNGYVDVQPVVMKQESYLQLQKNLLMFYLGGEHSASAILKEQSGSMQREEADKTEAQLRMCEIARKLKEELEKNNIDAMGELLDENWKLKKTLASGISNPLIDETYEKAMKAGAQGGKLLGAGGAGFMLFYVPENRQNSVRDALSDLREMQFRMDNSGSSIIHVEHDNVD, encoded by the coding sequence ATGATTATTACTAGGGCACCCTTTCGGGTAAGTTTCTGCGGCGGGGGAAGCGATCTTCCTTCCTTTTATGAAAAACACGGCGGATGTGTATTATCTACCTCGATCCGCAAGTATATGTATATTGCGCTTCATCAGTCCTTTCATCCGGATGAGATTGTTCTGAAGTATTCGCAGACGGAAATCGTTCACAGCTATGATGAGATTAAGCATAACTATTTCCGTCAGGTCCTTAAGAATATGAACGTTCAGGGTGTTGAAATCACCTCGATGGCGGACATTCCTTCAGGGACCGGTCTGGGCTCTTCAAGCACCTTTACGGTTGCTCTGCTTCATGCGCTGTATACGTATCGGGAAAAGTTTGTTTCCAAGTACAGTCTCGCCTCGGAAGCCTGCGATGTTGAGATCAATCAGCTCGGCAATCCGATCGGTAAACAGGATCAGTTTGCGGCAGCCTTCGGAGGCTTAAACTTCATTGAGTTCAAACCGAACGGTTATGTCGATGTGCAGCCCGTCGTCATGAAACAGGAAAGCTATCTTCAGCTGCAGAAGAATCTGCTGATGTTCTATCTTGGCGGCGAACATTCGGCATCTGCGATCTTAAAAGAACAGTCCGGCAGCATGCAGAGGGAAGAGGCGGATAAAACAGAAGCGCAGCTGAGGATGTGTGAGATTGCAAGAAAGCTGAAGGAAGAGCTGGAAAAGAACAACATCGATGCGATGGGTGAACTGCTGGATGAAAACTGGAAATTGAAGAAGACGCTTGCCAGCGGCATCAGTAATCCGCTGATTGATGAAACCTATGAGAAGGCAATGAAAGCCGGCGCACAAGGTGGAAAGCTGCTTGGCGCAGGAGGTGCCGGATTCATGCTGTTCTATGTGCCGGAAAACAGACAGAACAGTGTCAGGGATGCACTCTCGGATCTTCGTGAGATGCAATTCAGGATGGATAACAGCGGATCTTCGATTATCCATGTTGAGCATGACAACGTCGATTAA
- a CDS encoding glycosyltransferase — protein MSSADQHDPLVSVVMATFNEKPDLVGKSIASILGQTYRNIELLIFDDSTNADTREKIDSFCQDERVRVFRSPERVGFVKSLNQGLRAAKGTYIARMDGDDMALPERIRKEVTFLESHPDISVVGGQINIMDEDDRIISRRKYPLGGIRLYLFSCARNPMAHPTVMMRRTLIDQGYHYDESLKMSEDLDFWLRLLNDGYHIANLPDVILNYRVQRDFTAKRSSDTQRKYMAYVRDRNFSGRHPFHSILSSACGWAFNHVPVGTINRMYRKENKQ, from the coding sequence ATGAGTTCAGCAGATCAGCATGATCCGCTTGTGTCCGTTGTGATGGCTACATTCAACGAAAAGCCGGATCTGGTTGGCAAATCCATTGCAAGCATTCTTGGGCAGACTTACCGGAATATTGAACTGTTGATTTTTGATGACAGTACAAATGCGGACACAAGGGAGAAAATCGATTCCTTCTGTCAGGATGAAAGGGTCCGGGTGTTTCGTTCTCCGGAACGCGTTGGCTTCGTAAAGTCATTGAATCAGGGTTTGAGAGCGGCTAAAGGGACTTACATCGCCCGGATGGATGGGGATGATATGGCTCTGCCAGAGCGGATCCGGAAGGAAGTGACGTTCCTGGAAAGCCATCCGGATATTTCTGTCGTTGGTGGGCAGATCAATATCATGGATGAGGATGACCGTATCATTTCCAGGCGTAAATATCCGCTTGGAGGCATCCGGCTGTATCTGTTCTCCTGTGCGAGAAATCCGATGGCCCATCCGACCGTCATGATGCGCAGGACATTGATTGATCAGGGATATCATTACGATGAAAGCCTGAAGATGTCGGAAGATCTCGATTTCTGGCTGCGTCTGCTGAATGACGGCTATCATATTGCAAATTTACCGGATGTCATTTTGAATTACCGTGTGCAGCGTGATTTTACTGCGAAGCGCAGTAGTGATACGCAGCGGAAGTATATGGCATATGTGCGGGACAGGAACTTCAGCGGACGTCATCCTTTCCACTCGATTCTTTCCAGTGCCTGCGGCTGGGCATTCAACCATGTTCCGGTCGGCACCATCAACAGGATGTACAGAAAAGAGAACAAACAATGA
- a CDS encoding sugar transferase codes for MGKAKNHSSLKQFLYHFFLVLNVVLMCAPFAIAWYTYFNHHIAAPFWQRGNYLMVVLYVIMYSLFANTYDAFWVSNSRVSELVYSQMLAAGITEFLMFIVIALLGQSFSVSWPVLLLIPIQLGISVAWSYFVRGWYFRVFPAHPTIIVWEKENHLEDEIRHDHLERNYRIVGKYQTKQCIENLSLLDCCDTVFLAGVHSHDRNAILKYCVEHNITAYVMPRIGDIILSGAKRVHMFHVQILRVQRYHPPFYYLLVKRIFDIIFSLFFLVLLSPLMLVISLLIRRDGGPAFYRQKRLTKDGRSFEILKFRSMRVDAEKDGVARLSTGENDDRITPIGKWIRKVRLDELPQLINILKGDMTIVGPRPERPEIAAEYQETLPEFNLRLQAKAGLTGLAQVYGKYNTKPYDKLQMDLMYISNPSLIEDIRIIFMTLKILFLKESTEGVAEGQITAGESKESDRP; via the coding sequence ATGGGAAAAGCAAAGAATCATTCATCGTTGAAACAGTTTCTGTATCATTTTTTCCTTGTCCTGAATGTAGTGCTTATGTGCGCTCCTTTTGCCATTGCCTGGTATACCTATTTCAACCATCATATTGCGGCACCGTTCTGGCAGCGCGGCAACTATCTAATGGTTGTGCTGTACGTCATTATGTATTCGCTGTTTGCCAACACCTATGATGCGTTCTGGGTTTCGAATTCGAGGGTTTCGGAGCTTGTTTACAGTCAGATGCTGGCGGCGGGAATCACGGAATTTCTGATGTTCATTGTGATCGCTCTGCTTGGTCAGAGCTTTTCTGTGTCATGGCCGGTGCTTCTTCTGATTCCGATCCAGCTTGGCATTTCCGTTGCGTGGTCCTATTTTGTCCGCGGATGGTATTTTCGTGTATTTCCTGCGCATCCGACAATCATCGTCTGGGAAAAGGAAAATCATCTGGAGGATGAGATCCGCCATGACCATCTGGAACGCAATTACCGGATTGTCGGTAAATATCAGACAAAGCAGTGCATTGAAAACCTGTCGCTGCTGGACTGTTGCGATACGGTGTTCCTGGCCGGCGTCCACAGTCATGATCGCAATGCGATTCTGAAGTATTGTGTGGAACATAACATCACTGCCTATGTGATGCCTCGGATCGGGGATATTATTCTCAGCGGTGCCAAGCGTGTCCATATGTTTCATGTGCAGATTCTGCGGGTGCAGCGGTACCATCCTCCTTTTTATTATCTTCTGGTGAAGCGGATCTTTGATATTATCTTCTCCTTGTTCTTCCTGGTTCTGCTGTCTCCGTTGATGCTTGTCATTTCCCTTTTGATCCGGCGGGATGGCGGACCGGCTTTTTACCGTCAGAAGCGGCTGACCAAGGATGGCAGGTCGTTTGAAATTCTGAAGTTCCGCAGTATGCGCGTGGATGCTGAGAAAGACGGTGTTGCCCGCCTGTCTACCGGCGAAAACGATGACCGCATTACGCCGATCGGAAAGTGGATCCGCAAGGTGCGGCTGGATGAACTTCCACAGCTGATCAATATTCTGAAGGGTGATATGACGATTGTCGGCCCAAGACCGGAGCGGCCGGAAATCGCTGCCGAGTATCAGGAAACGCTGCCGGAATTCAACCTGCGTCTGCAGGCGAAAGCCGGATTGACCGGTCTTGCCCAGGTTTACGGAAAATACAATACGAAGCCGTACGATAAGCTGCAGATGGACCTGATGTATATTTCCAATCCAAGTCTGATTGAAGATATCCGGATCATCTTCATGACACTGAAAATTCTGTTCCTGAAAGAATCGACGGAGGGAGTTGCCGAGGGACAGATCACTGCCGGTGAGTCAAAAGAATCCGATCGACCGTAA
- a CDS encoding glycosyltransferase family 4 protein: MKVLHLCLIGPFTDGWNYQENLLTKYHARMGLETVVLCSRWQWGKDGKLVLADCDDFVNADHVHICRLAIKGKDQFRRVFKRYRGLYEAMEEENPDYLFIHGVAFLDTKVIARYLRNHPHVIAYADNHSDFTNTAMTWASKNILHKIIWRHYSRLLLPYVKKFFGVLPARVDFLMDMYGFPKEKCDLLVMGADDDFVEESRDPALIAQVRSTYHIGKDDFLIVTGGKIDRYKAQVLNLLAAVGKWNQTHQKRVRLLVFGSIDEELKPKVLDYCDGKDIQYIGWQENRSTYHLIACADLAVYPGRHSVLWEQTAGQGIPLVVKDWPGTHHVDVDGNVIFLKQDNAEEIEQVLDSLLNHAEIYQTMRDKAQASAHLFLYSSIARKALGMEKA, from the coding sequence ATGAAAGTTCTTCATTTGTGTTTGATTGGTCCGTTCACCGATGGATGGAATTATCAGGAAAATCTTCTGACGAAATACCATGCCCGAATGGGACTGGAAACGGTTGTTCTTTGTTCCCGGTGGCAATGGGGAAAAGATGGGAAACTTGTCCTGGCGGACTGCGATGACTTTGTAAATGCGGATCATGTCCATATCTGTCGTCTTGCGATCAAGGGAAAAGATCAGTTCCGCCGTGTCTTCAAACGGTATCGCGGACTGTATGAGGCGATGGAGGAAGAAAATCCGGATTACCTGTTCATTCACGGGGTGGCGTTTCTTGATACAAAGGTGATCGCCCGGTACCTGCGCAATCATCCTCATGTCATTGCCTATGCGGATAATCACTCTGACTTTACCAATACGGCCATGACCTGGGCTTCGAAAAACATTCTTCATAAGATCATCTGGCGCCATTACAGCCGGCTTCTATTGCCGTATGTGAAGAAGTTTTTCGGTGTTCTGCCTGCCCGCGTAGATTTTCTGATGGATATGTACGGGTTTCCGAAGGAAAAATGCGATCTTCTTGTCATGGGGGCTGATGATGATTTCGTTGAGGAAAGCAGAGATCCAGCTCTGATCGCACAGGTTCGCAGTACCTATCACATCGGCAAGGATGATTTTCTGATCGTTACCGGTGGAAAGATTGACCGCTACAAGGCACAGGTGCTGAATCTTCTTGCGGCGGTAGGAAAATGGAATCAGACGCACCAAAAGCGGGTCAGGCTGCTGGTGTTTGGATCCATTGATGAAGAATTAAAGCCGAAGGTACTGGATTATTGTGACGGGAAGGATATTCAGTACATCGGCTGGCAGGAAAACCGATCTACCTATCATTTGATTGCCTGTGCGGATCTTGCGGTTTATCCCGGTCGTCATTCGGTGCTCTGGGAACAGACGGCGGGTCAGGGAATCCCGTTAGTCGTCAAGGACTGGCCGGGTACGCATCATGTCGATGTTGATGGCAATGTTATTTTTCTGAAGCAGGACAATGCCGAGGAAATTGAGCAGGTCCTTGATTCATTGCTGAATCATGCGGAAATCTATCAGACAATGCGGGACAAGGCACAGGCATCTGCGCATCTGTTTCTTTATTCCAGCATTGCGCGTAAAGCCCTGGGAATGGAAAAAGCCTGA
- a CDS encoding lipopolysaccharide biosynthesis protein — translation MNKYKYLFRNIGILAISNFSVQLLAFFLVPLYTSILSTEEYGIYDLYTTTITLMIPVLTIDIQDAVLRFTLDGSKDRDRQVLSYSMRLLLIGAAAVGVFLLLNARFSFVKIINAYPLYFFFMYVSVAFYQVMQNFAQGLNQVKQVGWSGVICSLVFFVLNIFFLVGLHLGLRGYFLATILSRIIPMIYLSFSTSVGSYLTFEPTGNDLKKSMKEYSAPLIVSQIGWWITSASDRYFVTWFCGVAENGIYSIAYKIPNVLNTVQSLFNQAWVLSSVKEFDPQDRDGFFSNIYGMYNVVMTLACELVILLSRWISSILFANDFYGAWIFIPFLTLGALFGALAQVFNGIYTSVKESKVAAVTTAAGSITNIILNFILILKLGTIGAAIATFFSYFVVWLIRILGIGKYIQLKLPLVRQIVSYLLLGLQTGLLYVLDESLTYYLVSLIIFVVLLILYRSEIGGMLDGMKNYRRA, via the coding sequence ATGAATAAATATAAATACCTGTTTCGCAATATCGGCATTCTTGCCATCAGCAACTTCAGTGTGCAGCTGCTCGCTTTTTTTCTGGTTCCGTTATATACATCCATTCTGAGTACGGAAGAGTATGGAATCTATGATCTCTATACAACGACGATTACGCTGATGATTCCTGTTTTGACGATTGATATCCAGGATGCGGTGCTGCGCTTTACTCTGGACGGTTCGAAGGACCGTGATCGCCAGGTGCTTTCCTACAGCATGCGTCTGCTTCTGATCGGGGCGGCGGCGGTTGGCGTGTTTCTGCTGCTGAACGCAAGATTTTCCTTTGTAAAGATCATCAACGCATACCCGCTGTATTTTTTCTTTATGTATGTGAGTGTTGCCTTCTATCAGGTGATGCAGAATTTTGCCCAGGGGCTGAACCAGGTGAAGCAGGTCGGCTGGTCCGGCGTGATCTGTTCCCTGGTGTTTTTCGTTCTGAATATTTTCTTCCTCGTTGGTCTGCATCTCGGGCTGCGCGGTTATTTCCTTGCGACCATCCTTTCCCGGATCATTCCCATGATTTACCTTTCGTTTTCCACGAGCGTCGGCAGCTATCTTACCTTTGAGCCGACCGGGAATGATCTGAAGAAATCGATGAAGGAATACAGCGCTCCACTGATTGTGAGCCAGATCGGCTGGTGGATCACAAGCGCTTCGGACCGTTACTTTGTGACATGGTTCTGCGGTGTTGCTGAAAACGGCATTTATTCCATTGCTTATAAAATTCCGAATGTTCTGAATACGGTTCAGTCGCTGTTCAATCAGGCATGGGTGCTTTCCTCAGTCAAAGAATTTGATCCGCAGGACAGGGACGGTTTCTTTTCGAATATCTACGGCATGTACAACGTTGTAATGACGCTTGCCTGCGAACTGGTCATTCTTCTTTCGCGGTGGATTTCGTCGATCCTGTTTGCCAATGACTTCTACGGGGCATGGATCTTCATTCCGTTTCTGACGCTGGGTGCACTGTTCGGGGCACTTGCCCAGGTGTTCAACGGCATCTATACGTCGGTAAAGGAGTCGAAAGTTGCGGCAGTGACGACGGCGGCCGGTTCGATTACGAATATCATTCTGAATTTCATTCTGATTCTGAAGCTTGGAACGATCGGGGCGGCAATTGCGACATTCTTCTCCTATTTTGTGGTGTGGCTGATCCGGATTCTCGGCATTGGCAAATATATTCAGCTGAAGCTTCCGCTCGTTCGGCAGATTGTTTCCTATCTGCTGCTGGGCCTTCAAACCGGGCTGCTCTATGTGCTGGATGAGTCGTTGACCTATTATCTTGTTTCTTTGATCATCTTTGTTGTTCTTTTGATCCTTTACCGCAGTGAGATTGGCGGCATGCTGGATGGCATGAAGAACTACCGCCGGGCATGA
- the groL gene encoding chaperonin GroEL (60 kDa chaperone family; promotes refolding of misfolded polypeptides especially under stressful conditions; forms two stacked rings of heptamers to form a barrel-shaped 14mer; ends can be capped by GroES; misfolded proteins enter the barrel where they are refolded when GroES binds) — protein MAKDIQYGKDARVKMLAGVNKLADAVKVTLGPKGRNVVLEKSYGSPLITNDGVTIAKEIELKDKYENMGAKLVYEVANNTNEKAGDGTTTATLLAQAMITNGLKAVDKGSNPVLMREGMEKAAQAVADELLKNSKKVSTSADIKNIATISSGSEEIGSIIAEAMEKVGRDGVINVDESKSFETELEVTEGLQYDKGFVSPYMVSDHEKNEVELDNPLIMVTDQKVNTIQDILPVLEEVVKANRALLLIADDYDNEVMSTLIINKLRGTFNVVATKSPGFGDNGKNQLADIACMTGAKFYAKDLNMNLADMTMADLGTAKKVVVGKDKTTIIGGHGKKADIEARVEEIKAAIENTTSDYDKKKLLERLGKMTNGVALIKVGATTETELKDKKLRIEDALNATKAAVEEGVVCGGGLALLQAYKSVKDSLKSDVTDTQKGMNVVLDALKEPIMQIAENAGYDGNEILEKQLAQKGNVGFNAKNGEWVDMFKAGILDPTKVTRSALLNAASISGLFITTEAAVTTIPEPAPAAAPAPADY, from the coding sequence ATGGCAAAGGATATTCAGTACGGAAAAGATGCCCGCGTCAAGATGCTGGCTGGCGTTAACAAGCTGGCGGATGCGGTAAAGGTTACGCTTGGTCCGAAGGGCCGCAACGTTGTTCTGGAGAAGAGCTATGGTTCACCGCTGATCACCAATGACGGTGTCACAATTGCGAAGGAAATCGAGCTCAAGGACAAGTATGAGAACATGGGCGCTAAGCTTGTCTATGAAGTTGCCAACAACACCAACGAGAAGGCTGGTGATGGCACGACAACGGCTACACTGCTGGCGCAGGCAATGATTACCAATGGCCTGAAGGCTGTTGATAAGGGTTCGAACCCTGTTCTGATGCGGGAAGGCATGGAGAAGGCTGCCCAGGCTGTTGCGGATGAGCTGCTGAAGAACTCCAAGAAGGTTTCGACTTCTGCTGATATCAAGAACATTGCGACGATTTCTTCCGGCAGTGAAGAGATTGGGTCCATCATCGCTGAGGCAATGGAGAAGGTTGGCCGCGATGGTGTCATCAATGTCGATGAGTCCAAGTCCTTCGAGACAGAGCTTGAAGTGACGGAAGGTCTGCAGTATGACAAGGGCTTTGTTTCTCCGTACATGGTTTCCGATCATGAGAAGAACGAAGTTGAGCTCGACAATCCGCTGATCATGGTTACGGATCAGAAGGTCAACACGATTCAGGATATTCTGCCGGTTCTCGAGGAAGTCGTGAAGGCAAACCGTGCGCTGCTGCTGATTGCGGATGATTATGACAACGAAGTCATGTCCACTCTCATCATCAACAAGCTGCGCGGCACGTTCAATGTTGTGGCTACCAAGTCTCCTGGCTTCGGTGACAACGGCAAGAATCAGCTCGCTGATATCGCATGCATGACGGGTGCGAAGTTCTATGCCAAGGATCTGAACATGAATCTGGCTGATATGACGATGGCTGATCTTGGCACGGCTAAGAAGGTTGTCGTTGGCAAGGATAAGACCACGATCATCGGCGGCCATGGCAAGAAGGCTGATATTGAGGCACGCGTTGAGGAGATCAAGGCTGCCATTGAGAATACGACTTCTGACTATGACAAGAAGAAGCTGCTGGAACGCCTTGGCAAGATGACCAATGGCGTGGCTCTGATCAAGGTCGGTGCTACGACGGAGACGGAACTCAAGGATAAGAAGCTCCGTATCGAAGATGCTCTGAACGCAACGAAGGCTGCAGTTGAAGAGGGTGTTGTATGCGGCGGCGGTCTTGCTCTGCTGCAGGCTTACAAGTCCGTTAAGGATTCTCTGAAGTCCGATGTTACGGATACCCAGAAGGGCATGAATGTTGTTCTGGATGCTCTCAAGGAGCCGATCATGCAGATTGCGGAGAACGCTGGCTATGATGGCAACGAAATCCTTGAGAAGCAGCTTGCTCAGAAGGGCAACGTTGGCTTCAATGCTAAGAACGGCGAGTGGGTTGACATGTTCAAGGCCGGCATCCTGGATCCGACCAAGGTTACCCGCAGTGCTCTGCTGAATGCGGCAAGCATCTCCGGCCTGTTCATCACAACGGAAGCTGCTGTGACGACGATTCCGGAACCGGCACCTGCTGCTGCACCTGCTCCGGCTGATTATTGA
- a CDS encoding co-chaperone GroES: MLKPLHDYVVLEKVKEEVKTESGIILTTKEAKDEPSLGKVVAVGPGKTEDGKLISIELKKGEKVIYKKYSGTDVTYKKEDYLLISADDILAVVED, translated from the coding sequence ATGTTAAAGCCGTTACATGATTATGTTGTTCTGGAAAAAGTAAAAGAGGAAGTCAAGACAGAGTCGGGCATCATTCTGACGACCAAGGAAGCCAAGGATGAGCCGTCCCTGGGCAAAGTAGTCGCTGTCGGTCCGGGCAAGACGGAAGATGGAAAGCTGATTTCGATCGAGCTCAAGAAGGGCGAGAAGGTTATTTACAAGAAGTATTCGGGAACGGATGTTACCTATAAGAAGGAAGATTATCTTCTGATTTCGGCCGATGATATTCTGGCCGTTGTCGAAGACTGA
- a CDS encoding glycosyltransferase: MTEVYHPLVSIIMTTYNCADTIDRTLAAVEMQDYDSLEIVIKDGGSKDGTWQKLQAFQNSSTHRVIVRQSGDQGIYDAMNQGFALSHGDVLAFCSDLLTYPQVVSDMVHAIAEGGPSCVGAHADLVYAQGDEVKRYWHMGRGRIEQGWMPGHPTLYLKRQIYETYGLYDANYRIAADYEFMIRFLKDHPDDLAYVPKVIVSMYYGGTSTASASSYWKSLQEATRALKHNGIPHPWLVNARRTIRLVRQMHVRP, translated from the coding sequence ATGACAGAAGTTTACCATCCACTGGTCAGTATCATCATGACGACATATAACTGCGCCGATACGATCGATCGCACGCTGGCGGCCGTCGAGATGCAGGATTATGATTCGCTTGAAATTGTTATCAAAGACGGTGGATCCAAAGACGGCACTTGGCAGAAGCTGCAGGCGTTCCAGAATTCGAGCACACACAGGGTAATAGTCCGCCAGTCGGGGGATCAGGGCATTTATGATGCGATGAATCAGGGGTTTGCACTTTCACATGGCGATGTGCTTGCCTTCTGCAGCGATCTTCTGACCTATCCACAGGTGGTGAGTGATATGGTGCATGCCATTGCAGAAGGCGGGCCATCCTGTGTCGGGGCCCATGCGGATCTGGTGTATGCGCAGGGCGATGAAGTGAAGCGCTATTGGCATATGGGCCGGGGCAGAATTGAACAGGGATGGATGCCCGGCCATCCGACGCTGTATTTGAAGCGGCAGATTTATGAGACGTACGGTCTTTATGATGCCAACTACCGGATTGCGGCGGACTATGAGTTCATGATCCGTTTTCTGAAGGATCATCCGGATGATCTTGCCTATGTGCCGAAGGTCATTGTGAGCATGTATTACGGGGGAACCAGTACGGCATCCGCATCCAGCTACTGGAAGTCGCTGCAGGAGGCGACGCGGGCGCTGAAGCACAACGGCATTCCGCATCCCTGGCTGGTCAACGCTCGAAGAACGATCCGCCTGGTCCGCCAGATGCATGTTCGGCCCTGA
- a CDS encoding AraC family transcriptional regulator, with protein sequence MAFSTAFFPDETIVSSRRILNTSSSFARANLLYLQETGRLRALQVHASHRNSLSSYLFFMVLKGSGTLRIHEKCYEMKKGDCAFIDCMDDYSHESSPDFWQLAWVHFNGPNMPAIYEKYCSRGGKNCFHSEEPEKFLNVLNDIYVTAQGTSYIRDVELNEELSRLITELMRYSWNPEDQKTVHKKLDLNRLREYLDAHYTEEIRIDDLAAKHFVNASYMEHLFKDETGMTITGYLANLRITTAKKYLRFTDWSISKIALACGYREANYFIRSFRKAEDMTPGEFRRLWRGEQ encoded by the coding sequence ATGGCATTTTCGACGGCTTTTTTTCCGGATGAAACCATTGTTTCTTCCAGGCGCATTCTGAATACTTCGTCTTCCTTTGCAAGAGCCAATCTTCTCTATCTTCAGGAAACCGGGAGGCTAAGGGCGCTGCAGGTTCATGCTTCGCACCGCAATTCGCTGTCTTCCTATCTGTTTTTTATGGTGCTCAAGGGCAGCGGAACCCTGCGAATCCATGAAAAGTGCTATGAGATGAAGAAGGGGGATTGTGCCTTCATTGACTGCATGGACGATTACAGCCATGAATCTTCGCCAGATTTCTGGCAGCTGGCGTGGGTCCATTTCAATGGGCCCAATATGCCTGCCATCTACGAAAAATACTGCAGCCGTGGTGGAAAAAACTGCTTTCATTCGGAAGAGCCTGAGAAATTTCTGAATGTATTGAACGATATCTATGTGACGGCCCAGGGCACTTCCTATATCCGCGATGTGGAACTGAATGAGGAACTCAGCCGGCTGATCACGGAGCTGATGCGCTACAGCTGGAATCCGGAAGATCAGAAAACGGTGCATAAAAAACTGGATCTGAATCGTCTGCGCGAATATCTGGATGCGCATTATACCGAGGAGATCCGCATTGATGATCTTGCGGCAAAGCATTTTGTAAATGCTTCGTACATGGAGCATTTATTCAAAGATGAAACCGGCATGACGATTACCGGATATCTGGCCAATCTGCGCATTACTACCGCCAAGAAATATCTGCGGTTTACGGATTGGAGCATTTCGAAAATCGCTCTTGCCTGCGGATACCGTGAGGCCAATTATTTTATCCGCAGCTTCCGAAAGGCGGAGGATATGACGCCGGGTGAGTTTCGCAGGCTGTGGCGGGGAGAACAATAA